The Vitis riparia cultivar Riparia Gloire de Montpellier isolate 1030 chromosome 3, EGFV_Vit.rip_1.0, whole genome shotgun sequence genome segment TGAATAACAGTATAAACATATGagtcccaaaaataaaaaatttgagacTGAGGTACAAAGTaacaaaatcaagatataaGGAAATGAGACCAACATACAAAATAATTGAAACATTTAAAAGACAAAAGTcaatacaacttttttttttttttaatatatggtaTTTtgttattagaatttttttcatttagtaacaaaaaaaatctttttgacACAATTGAATAACccaattattatttcttaaattttgttcaTGTTCTATGTATCAATATGGATATGACAATTATCTCTTAACTCTAATTAACTGTTACTATTATAGGAAATGATAGGAGGAACTTGTATCTAAAAAAACTTAGTTATATTCTCACCATTCCATTGCTGAAAACATTGAGAGATTTACTCAAGATAAGGCAGAACTGTTTAATGAATTTGAAGCTAGAGAAAGTAGCCAGAAAGCCACCTATAAACCATGGCAGAACATTATTTAGGCCTATATTCTAAAGCTGTGTGACCCCTCCCTGTATAAGGCAAAAGGATATGTTTTTAACAATAGTTGTTTTTTGAGTaaaatattgggaaaaaaattacttgGGTGAGTTTTTCTTGCCTTAACAGTAGCAAATGTCATTTGATATTTGTTGTGTCCATACTCAACTCTACAACCCTGCAACTTGATCATCCACAAAGCATGGTTGCCAGTCAGTAGCAAATGTCATTTGATATTTGTTGTGTCCATACTCAACTCTACAACCCTGCAACTTGATCATCCACAAAGCATGGTTGCCAGTCAGTAGCAAATGTCATTTGATATTTGTTGTGTCCATACTCAACTCTACAACCCTGCAACTTGATCATCCACAAAGCATGGTTGCCAGTCAGTAGTAATATTTAAGTTCACAGATGATATACATGCTTGTGTACCAAAATATGGAATAAGCATATCATGATCACTACTGTGGGAAGAAATGAAAGGATTATGTTAGTTAGAAAATTGCAAATAAGCCTGCACATACATTATATATGGACTTACTTTTAACTATGGAAACAAGCCCATGTGACAATACCTGACATAAAGGcataaatctaaagttttgaaGAAGGCCCAgacacaaaaaggaaaattcataCTCTCGAAACAGATTACTTTTCCTTGTcccttttcatcatttttatggCGGCTAAGACCAATTTGCTTCTTCTAGTAAATAAATCTATGTTATAATGTTAGTTTTTCATGTgccttgggtgcattaagagttacatGAAAAAACCAAGTCATAGATTCCTTACAAGATTGATGAGTTGTTAACAACTGGTTTATGAACTTAGGCAATCCATGTGAGGCTTTAgtgtactacctcctaattagagggataaCTAGTCTAGGTCATCGAGATAGATTTCCTATGATAAGTgtattagtgtgtatggttatatATAGAACAAAACctataatgaatcatgacattgacTATCAggtagtcatgattcaccaaactaatATATTGCATgcctcttaaccttgagaggatattaagtttataatgaaatcaagaagaaactttgacctatgggtgagactctaaaatagttatatatttcctatggaaTGGGTTAgtactattgatggaggctaaaagaaataagtattctcaatagaggcaccatgatacaTATCTCATAGAATTGAAACAACGTTTCCCCTTGGGTGATCACAAGAACATGTGACCATGAAATCTATGACCACAGTAATTCCttaagtagaatttgacatatggtCTTtatgagttagagtatgtctCACACAATGAGATGATTtataacttaaggatttgaAAAGTGATTTTGAGAGGATGATACCATTTATCTCATTAAATCATAGATAACATTTCATagggagtttgcatgcaatgggtGGTAGGTCATAGACCCGAGCtatgtctcattgtaatatcataggatattaACCGACTCTCTTCAATGGAGTGTTGAGTTAACTTCATAATTGAActatgagggagctagtattttcctataggtcccaatggtcccgCTTGAGCTCCTAATTCATGGTGACACGTTTACTAAGGGTTTTTGGGTTTATCATTTATAGgtgtgcataaaggcattttggtaaaagtgCGAGGTTGCACTATATCTTATGAATGGACTTTCTAGATTGGACTCATGAACTAATTGGAGCCTaataaggctaattaattaattaggactccAAGAGGACTCGATTAGATGACCCAATCTCAATTtaggttcaagtcacttaagcccacaaggaAGCTTATAAATACTTGCTTAGGGGTTAAGGCTTTTAACATTTTCATctcttagagaaaaaaaaaaaaaaaaccctagctatccttaagagagagagagagagaaagagagagaaagaaagaaagagaaaagttCACCTTACTCTTATGCCAAGATCCATGAAGGGGGAAATCAAGTGGAAGACTATTCGTTAGACGCGAGATCTATGATTATTACCATGAatttagcttcttcttcaaaTTGGATTTGATTTAAGAAAATACAAATCACAATTATGGTTCTCTGATCTTTAGATCTATGTTAGTTATGTGTTTTTGTAGCCATTGTTTTTCGCTGTGTTAGATCTAGAAAAGTTTGGGACTAGATTTCATGCACCCTAATAATCTAGGATTAGGGAACAGAGTAATTCGGGGTTCCtaacaataatattattataaagtCCATTCATATTTTAGAAGCTAAGATAGATAAAAATACTAATGAAACAATAGTATGAACATCACCTTTTAGCACGAAGACTGATGATAAAGGAATTGCTTGTGCAacatatattaagaaaatcatAATACAAAATAGTTAttctaatatgttttttaagaatttagaAGATCAACTCAACAcattaagataatttttattaaaaaaattataatcctTTTTTTAAACCATTCGAGTTATCtaagaaatttcaagaaaaccCTATACCATACCAAGatctaataaaaagaaaaagtgataaATTAAAAGCATTAAATGTGAATTTAGTTGTTCCAAACACTCTACAATCCTCTTACACAAGACGAAGTAATGTTATTGATAAAAACATTAGTTTAGATGTTGAAGTTGATGAAATAGttgaaatttttaaagaaacttaGAACCAAGAAATTTCTAtgattaagaatttttaaaattaggaaatttctaagaataatttttacCCTAGACCAACCTTCCTCGAAATgcaatgtgaggaaaagaattAGTATACAGAAACATCATACATTGAGCCatttatgaatgaaatataGATAGGATGATTGATTATATCATATTAACTAAACTTCAAGAGATGACTTTGGTAGGCTAACcctataaatgaatatttttttattgatctaTACTTGATTATTTACTAATAAAAGATgaagtttaattaatttattctcttAGTTCAAACAATTCTTTAACTTGTAgcttagggtttgtttggtaactattttcgaaaaaaattatgaaaaataatttttgggaataatttttgaaatttgttctatgatttttgtaaaaaaaaaaaaaaaaaagtttgtttagaaacctaaaatgtgtttaacctatttttaatatttttaaatatgttttaaaataatttttatatctaatgttttatttttaatcattctatatgtttgtataattatttcttaaaacaacccttagaaaacaatagaaaacaactaaaagatgttatctgaaaacaccttgttttctgttcttaagaatagaaaacagaaaacaatttttgatgtCAAAcgtattttctatgttttttgttctggaaaacaaaaaactattctcaaaaaaaattctcaaatagacCCTTATATTCTTATTTCTATGTTAagcatttattttttacataaataaaaatgatgtggCTATAACGACACTATTTTGTATTTGGGGATAAATATAAGATAGACTTGTGACTTTGTGTTATATAAGATAGGCTTGTGGCTTtgaattatatattataaactCCCTTTGAAGAATATGTTAACCAAAAATCTGTTTCGAAACTTAAAATGTCTTTAAcatacttttaaatatttttttaaaaataactttatatgtagtattttcttttaaatcattctccacatttatataattattttttaaaacattagagaacaaataattttaaaaaagaagaaatgttttctattttttggttaTCAATCGTGTttccttgtttttatttttattttggaaaacaaaaaactattttaaaaaataatcaacaaaCAAGTCTTATGTTTTTGTATGACACCCTGATACGCAATAATGAGAATaggcaataaaaaaaacaaagtaagaatacatatatttacgtggaaaaccctaGACAAGAAAACCGTggataaagaagaaagaaatccactatataaaaaaattagtacaaAAGGGAAAAGTTGCGAACAGTTACGATAGAAATATAATCATCATAACCCTAAAATTATGCATCATCACACACATGCACCCacacatataataataataatcataataataataataataataattaataaaataggtCCATATCACGCTACCATCACAGACCTgccaaaaaatctcataattataGCTTTAATATATATGTTACACTACAAGCTTTTTGAATTGGACCAAATAGAATTTGGATTATCAAACCCTAACACATCTCATTGGCGTAAGTCGTATAAAGTTTAAATTGCTATAGAAGAATAGAAAAAGGAGAACATACAAGCAAGTTATTACTCAATTGACTTCAGTATATTGTCACTGTTACACCATTAAAAAGATAATGAGGGATTATATTTAGGACAAGCCACTCAAACAACgaattgaataaattttgtatTGCGGAGCAAACCACGTATAAACCATGACAACATGTTGCTTAGGCCTATACTTTGGAGTTGTACACGACTCAAAAGGTTACATATTTTAGTTTAGGATCAAAGTATCAAAAATCGACAAAATATCCATAGttggattttattaaaattttggaaatgataatatgaaaattaattaaaaaaaaactcatagaaatgttataaaaaatctaaaaaaataaaaggaaataataattCATGCattgaacttaattttttaaaagattgtatgacaaatatttatgtttcttttttatttaattattgtaataagatagaaaaagacttattaaaaaaattatcaatttttatatattgaatatgaatttatttgaatttaaaaataaaataattaaaattattttattcattaaattaGATTTGTGAATTTTATGCCCTATAATTGTAAGGAACAAACTAGCCTCATAGGTAAGGGCCCTCCACTTTTATGGGTGAGTGCCGGGTTTAAGCCCCAGATCCCCATCCTTTCCTATCCCCTTCAGTAAGAAAAATTGCATCGGGACTGACACCATACCGGACCGGGGGTGTGCCCTTCTAGCAATAATGATAACTCGAAACCATTGAGTTAAAACCCGCAACCCACATTTGTTTCAAGGGTTGCTTGCCTGAACTAAACTGTTGGCTCCAATGAtcatgataattattatattttcaataatcattttaatggaatttaaaaataaaataattaaaatttatctatttataaagctttatttttaatattttttttatgaatataaaATGACAGGTGGGTTCGAGAAATTCAccctattttttaatccttGAATAGGAAAAGGCAGGAGGAAGTTGTaactaagaaaattttattataatattctcTCCATCCAATCATTGAAAACGGGGAGAGATGTTACTCAAGATGAGGCAGAACTCCTTAATGAATTTGGATCGATCTAGAGAAAGTAGTGAGCAAGCCACCTATAAACCATGGCAAAGCCTTCCTTAGGCCTGTATTCTGGAGCTGTGTGACCCGCTCCCTGTACAAGGCAAAAGGATATGTGGTTccctttactttttatttgcgtaaataattggaaaaaataattagtaagGGGAGTATTTCTTACCTTTACAGTAGCAAATGTCATCAGATATTTGTTGTGTGAACACTCAACCCTAAACCTGCATAAAACGTATGATTAGAAAACTAACAATAATGGTAATATTGATGATGATGTTggggatgatgatgatgatgatgaacaGAAGAagttaagaaagaaaaaagaataaatgaagCTTAGAAACCAACCCTGCAACTTGACCATCCACAAACCATGGTTGCCAGTCTTCAGAAATATTTAAGTTGAGAGATGCTATCCATGCTTGTGTACCAACATATGGAATAAGCATATCATGATCACCACTGTGGGAGGAAATGGAAGGATTGTGTGTTAGAAAATTGCAAACAAAAGGACATAAGTCAAAAACTCCACACCATTTAAGTCTGCCATTGGATTTTCTGCCTATGTTTTTGATTCCTAGTGTCTTTTCCTGATCCCCTTTCACCATTTTTATTGCTCCTAGGACCAATTTGCTTcctctaataaaataaatatgctaTAATGTCATTTTCCATGTGCAGGTTAGTGGAAACTTCGTATTCCTTTTGGACTCGTATGGAACTGTGATGAAAGAATCTTCTGCTGATGTTTCATGGCTTGTATATTGatacaaaaaaccaaaaagaacaaataaaatctGTGAGATGTTACCTGTAAATCAGAGCTCGATAAGCTTTCTTAGTGAGATTTCGATGATAATCAACAGAACTGAAGACATTAGAAGTGTAAGACAAGCTTTCATTGCATCTCACCCAGTCCTTTACTGTTCCCTGCTTGTcatgataaaattattaagtgaaattatttcaaatctAATGTATCTTTTACAGCTCTGAAGAATCAACTTGCCTCTCGAACGTGAAGAGCCTTTTGGACAGTTTTATCATTAGCCCAGAGGTAGGAAAACACGTAGTTATAACTCTACAAGAGAATAAGCTGTTTCATTATACATTTCCATGTGTCCGGAGCgttataaaaaccaaaaatgtgAGCCGACAGGGGATTACCCGGCACCATGGTTCAGGTTTTTGAGGTTGAGAAAGGAGTAAACCTATGGAATTGATATCTTGGAGGGAACTTTGATCCAATTTTGATGCATTTGGATTTGGTGACAACATGGCACACGAAGGTTCCAATATGTGTGCagaatatattttattgatacaCTGCAGACTCACAGAAAACAGATCTTAATACCAATAAGAAGTTGACAATATTGTAAGGCAAGAGGTCTCACTCCACCTGTGTGTACACTTTGAGATTGTTTGTGCATTCTACATTGCTTGGATCTACATATACATACTTCCCGTTGCAGCTTTCTTTAAGTTCCTGGAAAGGCATAACAAATCAATATAAGTTTTGGAGTTATATCTGACTTAAGTATTAAACCCAATCGAGAAGGGGGATAATCACCTCATAGAGCTCATCTGAAAGAATTCCTACTCGATGAGTGTATGCAATTCTTGAATTGAAGTCACTAAAGTGATCTGTTACTGGGTTTCCAATCGTGTATCCCTGAGTCCAATTGAAAGAAGAGCACATGGATTCAAATGTAATCTACAAAACTTCAAACCATTAGGCGCAAGTCACACTGGAATCATAAAATTAGATTACATACTTGAATATTCATTTTTGGCTCTTTCCCTTCGTCATTGCCTGCAACCAAAAAAAAGGGGGCAAGGAAATTTCACTTGGACGATTGGGCAccatattagaaaaatatgtagTACTCCTTTTGGAATGAAAACAAAGCCAGTGAAGCCCAAGTTCCTTTGAGCCTAGGGCTGGGCATGGGCTCAGATGGAACCCAATCTGAAGGCCTGAAAGATTCCAAAATTTCCGGCTCAAGCCCAGCCCAATCCTGGCCCATCATGCCCTTCTTTACATCTCCATTTACAGAAGAGTCATGACTGATTGACATACCATTGGATATTTCCTGAACCACCATGGGGATTATTATGCCTGAATATGAGTCACCACTGACATAGAGTGGATTTTTCTGAAACTTGGGGTGATTGATAAGCCACTGTGTATCACAATacaaaaagccaaaaagaaaaacaaaagtcaAAGATTAATGgtcaacaaattttaaaatgccatcaaacttaaactaataaaaatcaCCCTTTCATTAATTTGTGTGCAAAACCATTATTTTAGATTGTTTAATGTATATAGGCTGACCTTCCTTAGAAAAGTATAGATTTGTGAAGCTGATAGTGTGTCGTTCACGTTGTAACCTTCTGCAGTTCGTGAATAGGAGAATCCAGTGCCCACGGGCGCATCCAATAATATCATACTGGCTAACTGTAAATTTATTCGAGTCTTGGCATCAATATATCACATAATTTACATAACCATGCATCAATGTACAAGGCTGGAATCTCGTATCTACCTTTGTCCATGAGTATGGGTTCAATTTAAATGTTGGGAAGTTTTCATTGGATTTCACATAGTCGAATGACAATGGACCtacacataaatatatatatcattttcccCTTCATTAATCACATCTTTTGTTGATTCAGACCTATTTAAGTTGAGAGTCCATTCATCATCTATGccatactttctaaaattagaacaaaaacaaaaaagaaaaaaaagaaaagaaaatagaaaaccaacTTTCCGGCACAAATCTTCCCTCGTGTGTCTCCACATtatttactatattttattttctttcctccaAATGAAGTAAACTAAGGATAAGAAACATACCAACTTCATATACAAGACCAGAAAATGCAGAACAACCAGGACCTCCGGTGAGCCAAAGCAATAGAGGGTCATCTCTTGGATTTCTTTCAGACTCGATGAAGTAGTAGAATAACTGCACATCATCCATATCATCTACTCCAACATACCTTATTCCAAGTCACATCACAACCCACATTAGCTCCTAAAACTTACATCCTGGAAGTTTTCTTGGGAAGGTTTCCTGGGAATCCTGGGAGTGTCTTGATGATTGACTGCGAACTTGCAATACTGGAGAGGACTAACACAAGAACTAGACGGCGGTACATTAGTATTGTACCCATGGAACTGCTGCAACAAATGAAGCTAATCTCTCCGCAGCTGGTGGTGGCCGTGGTGGGAATGGCTTGAAATGATGGTTCGTTACCCAGTAAATTCTATATGTGCATGGGAAACGGAGCATACATAAATGGAATGACGGATGAGTTCATcgtttaatcaattaattattatatccaTGTCAGGATTGCAGGTTTTCTGATGTAGTAAAGCTGATTAATTATGACGAGAACTTCAGTTGCTTGCATGAATTGTCACTTGTCACAAGGAAGAGGAAGGGCTCCATTATCTTGagtctttcaaaaaaaatgatgaagtcaTCGTTGTCAGCGTGACGCAACTCAAGCCTTCTAAAAGTCAATAGTTAATAACAAATTGAGGTGGGCATTTGATCTACCATTCCCCAACCAAATAAGCCAGTGTTATTCGTTTGGAATGGTAGGACAGAACGCCTCGCATTGAGTCAACTGACAGCATTGAAgccatcattttttaaattttgattgtcaGACGTGGAAATATTCAaactttatttagttttttattttattttatttatttttattttgacgGGCAGTTGATGTAGCAGGATACGCACGATCCACCAATTATATATcttagacaatttttttttttctctttatttcattctctttagattgcttttacaaaaaaaaaaataaaaaaaaattattgaaacaCATTAACTAAATAATATTGAAGGACTTCATTTGATTTGGtttgtattttttctttttcttttttattttttagttttgatggtTTTGGGCTTGGtagaaattaaattagattGTGTAAGGAATCAAAAGAgtaatagtttttataaaattattaaactaattATCCATTTGAATACATTATTTGTTTTCTactttaaaataagaaaataataatactttgtctataaaatacaaaaactctaaaaaaaaagaaaaaagaatgaaaggctatgtttgattttcagaaaatttgaaagaaaatatgacggaaaaaaaaaataaagagaaaagtagaagaaaaaaaattgaaggaaaataaaaatagatttaaagttatacattatttttatatggttcTTCAAActcaattcatttattttccttcattatataaaaattaaataaatttaaaattcataaatttttaactaattttaatttaatttaatttttgttcatatgtTTCGTAGagaaacaaaatatgagaaaataatttttcttaacatttttttccttaatactttccatgaaccaaacatagcctaaggtttttgataaaataattaattattgaaaaatagtaaaaagtCTTAATTCCACTTTTTAAGTCAATTtaataatacaaattctaaacCACTTAAAAACTATTGAATCCATCTAATTAGATAGCTAATtaactacaaaataaatgatctataatttattccatttttatcatttttttataaaataaatatttttatggttggattctttttataataaatttaacctcttttaaattaaaatcttttattattgGTTACTGGATACAATAGaatcaaaatcataaaaaatatttattttaactgatttataaaattcacttttaatgaatttcttttaaaaaatctacaaccttttatttccttatatttatatatatatatatttttataaaataaagattcttattattaaataattttattctacaATTTATCTccttttaaatcaattttcttttatcattgtttccttcatataataaaattaaaatactaaataaaaatctGTAAATGTTCAAACTTACATGGGGAATAACTCATGATGGAAATTCTAAAACAATTATGAGAATTCCTCAAATTTATGTCAAAGGCaagggaaaggaaagaaaggagagAAGCTAGAATGATGGGGAAAAGAGATGTTTGCCTCTATGTTCCCCTACAAGAGCTTTAAATAGAAAAACTTAATGGTCCTATGGAACCATGTGAATGAAACATCTTGTAGGCATATGAACTCTTTAACTTTTGTCGGGAGAATTTTACTATAGCCATTTGAAGTACTTTTGTTTGAAAAGTCTTATCTTCCTATAGGCGTGTAAACTTACTACAATAATGTGAAGATGTCTTAACTTTTGTGTAATGAATCTTATCTTCTTGTAGGCATCTTATATTTCCATAAcacattatttacttattcattaTATATCACATTGTCCCAGGAGCTTGAAGGTATATATCAAAGCCATGGATATGGTTATTGAGTTTATTTTAGGACTTCATCTATCAAGAGTTTTTCCACCACTCCTTAAGGTTACTTGTTGTATCATACACTTCTTGCAATGTTTCCCACACTTCATACACCCCTCTTTCTTCCTAAGGTAAGGTAAAGGGCTAGGCATGGTGGGTTAGGAGCATCCTATTGGCAATCTTTTTGGCTTGACCAAGAAGTCTTATGTTTTCCGAGTCGCACAACGTTTTAATCGAAAGAACTTCTTGCGTAATtcatgtgtttttgtttttatgacaaaaaattgtttcttgatTTCCATTTCAAATTGTTCTTTGGACTTTTTATCAATATGAGGTGATCGTAACATAGTATATACGATTTGCAGGGAGTTAGCTTCTATTATTTGCTTGGTACGAAGGAGTGGAACATGAGATTGATTCATGGTTGGGCTTGTGGATGGACTTGCTTCACCTTCGAAAGGGCTTGGTTCGGATCCAAATGCTGCAAATGAGGGTAAAGGGCGTCTCTTGAGGTTCGATCAGAGGTTGAGTTAGTTGCTAGAGAAAACAACATTTTAGTATAGTAGTATTCCATATATAAGTGAAATACCAGAGCGATTATTCTCCTTTAAAAATGATCTTATCCTAATCAAaccactttatttatttatttatttatttaaccttATTAAATACTCATTAAGAAGGAGAGTACTTTCAGAGTCTTATCTTCCTATAGGTGTGTAAACTTACTACAACCATGTGAAGATGTCTTAACTTTTGTGTAATGACTCTTATTTTCTTGTAGGCATCTTATATTCCCATAGcacattatttacttattcattaTATATCACATTGTCCTAGGAGCTTGAAGGTATATATCAGAGCTATGGATATGGTTATTGAGTTTATTTTAGGACTTCATCTATCCTAAGAgtcaatgataaaaatatcgatTTTAACAGAGATATCATAActtgattttatggatatatcatgatatattggaaaatattggtgaatattttgacacaaaatattgaCAAGCgaaaatttgattaaaacttataaaaacattggaaaactttttaaaaattatataggaagtaatatatatatatatatatatatatatataattgagatATGAAGAAACtgatatatgaataatataatttatgacattttataataataataggcgATAGTTGAAAATGCAGTTAATACCTAAATGATAATTTATCTACTTTacaatatatgtataattattatatttgtattttaataccTAGTTTATTTTATAGAGTCATCACATTTTTCTAATGTTGTTCCACCTACAaaacaaagaacataaaaaattgaacaaatagtTGAATATCCTTTTGGAGAAGGAGATATAAACTTCTCTAATTCATT includes the following:
- the LOC117911664 gene encoding serine carboxypeptidase-like 18 translates to MILLDAPVGTGFSYSRTAEGYNVNDTLSASQIYTFLRKWLINHPKFQKNPLYVSGDSYSGIIIPMVVQEISNGNDEGKEPKMNIQGYTIGNPVTDHFSDFNSRIAYTHRVGILSDELYEELKESCNGKYVYVDPSNVECTNNLKVYTQCINKIYSAHILEPSCAMLSPNPNASKLDQSSLQDINSIGLLLSQPQKPEPWCRSYNYVFSYLWANDKTVQKALHVREGTVKDWVRCNESLSYTSNVFSSVDYHRNLTKKAYRALIYSGDHDMLIPYVGTQAWIASLNLNISEDWQPWFVDGQVAGFRVECSHNKYLMTFATVKGAGHTAPEYRPKEGFAMVYRWLAHYFL